From a single Arachis hypogaea cultivar Tifrunner chromosome 3, arahy.Tifrunner.gnm2.J5K5, whole genome shotgun sequence genomic region:
- the LOC112791223 gene encoding uncharacterized protein, translating into MDTRKEKNAAWISVPQFGDWDQKGQVPDYSLDFSKIRETRKQNKTNISRASLGNEDEFINPNTTAATLENTTGHSHNEHQHPHYHQNSSHSPTTRRSFLSYFNCCVKA; encoded by the exons ATGGATACTCGTAAAGAG AAAAATGCGGCATGGATATCAGTGCCGCAATTTGGGGACTGGGATCAGAAGGGGCAAGTTCCCGATTACTCATTAGATTTCTCAAAGATCAGAGAAACAAGGAAGCAGAACAAGACTAACATTTCAAGGGCAAGTCTTGGTAACGAAGACGAGTTCATTAACCCAAACACCACCGCTGCCACTTTAGAAAACACTACTGGCCATAGCCACAACGAGCATCAGCACCCTCACTACCATCAAAACAGTTCTCACTCTCCAACT ACAAGGAGAAGCTTCCTTAGCTACTTCAACTGTTGTGTGAAGGCTTAG
- the LOC112781164 gene encoding large ribosomal subunit protein eL6z-like, with amino-acid sequence MAPKQRTARKVSQNPELIRGIGKYSRSKMYHKRGLWAIKAKKGGVLPRHDPKPKPQAPSQKPAKFYLADDVKKPFVNKHKPKPTKLRASITPRTVLILLAGRFKGKRVVFLKQLPSGLLLVTGPFKINGVPLRRVNQSYVIGTSTKVDVSGVNVDKFDDKYFAKEAKKKKKKEEGEFFESEKEEKKVLPQEKKDNQKMVDSALLKAIESVPDLKAYIGARFSLKQGMKPHELVF; translated from the exons ATGGCGCCGAAGCAGAGAACAGCGAGGAAGGTGAGCCAGAACCCCGAACTGATTAGGGGAATCGGAAAGTACTCGAGGTCCAAGATGTACCACAAGAGGGGACTCTGGGCCATCAAGGCCAAAAAAGGCGGCGTTTTACCTCGCCACGATCCCAAACCTAAGCCTCAAGCACCTTCTCAGAAGCCTGCCAAATTTTATCTTGCTGATGACGTCAAAAAACCCTTTGTCAACAAGCACAAGCCCAAACCTACCAAGCTCAG GGCTAGCATTACTCCTAGAACAGTGCTGATTCTTCTAGCCGGCAGATTTAAGGGAAAGAGGGTAGTGTTCCTGAAGCAGCTTCCTTCGGGCTTGCTTCTTGTTACTG GCCCTTTCAAAATCAATGGAGTGCCTTTGAGACGTGTGAACCAATCCTACGTCATTGGTACATCAACCAAAGTAGATGTCTCTGGTGTTAATGTGGATAAATTTGATGACAAATATTTTGCAAAGGAagctaagaagaagaagaaaaaggaagagggaGAGTTCTTTGAATCAGAGAAAGAG GAGAAGAAAGTGCTGCCCCAGGAGAAGAAAGATAATCAGAAAATGGTGGACTCTGCTTTGTTAAAAGCCATTGAAAGCGTTCCAGATTTGAAGGCATATATTGGTGCTAGGTTTTCCCTCAagcaaggcatgaagcctcatgAGCTAGTTTTTTAA